Part of the Syngnathus typhle isolate RoL2023-S1 ecotype Sweden linkage group LG17, RoL_Styp_1.0, whole genome shotgun sequence genome is shown below.
TTCCATTATACTCGACTGTTTAGCCATAACTGTTCTCCATCATTTAGGAAAGATTACGTTATTGCATCGTTGTTGCGGAGAAGTGACAAGGCAAAATGCCGAATTGAAATGAAGCCATTTCATTGGCTGTTGTAAATTGACCGAAGTGCTGAACAAAAGTCCGTACGACTCGAAATTGTTTTCAGGTCAGCCATGTGTTTTTCCCCCTCATGTTGTGTCAATGCAAGTGCTATAATAATCTAATGTGAGAGGGGAACTATGCCGTGGCAGCTGTAGAGAAGATAATCCCTGCTATAGACCTTCGCCTATCAAATAGCAATTTCTATCCATTGTGGCTcaatcagattaaaaaaaaaaaaagacaacagatAGTCAGCAAAAAATAGAAGGATCGAAATCGTCCAATGGCGACCGCGCAGTCAGACATGTTGCTGTGGTTGTGTGGAATGAAGACTGCCTGCCAAGCCGATATTTAGTTCTGCGTCCGCCCCGTCACTTCCAAGAGACACCAGATAGACATCGGAGCTAATAAAAGAGCCAAGtggtttttatttgattataaCCAGGCCGACTGgtacggagaaaaaaaaaaaagatggggcTGATTATTCtatctattttatatttttatttttataagggTTGGGTTAGCAGCTGAGAAAAGCTAGCGACAGCTGGCATTTGTCAAGCTCGCTGGAGCCAAAAAGACCCCAGGCCACTTGCGACAACGCTAGGGCCAACGGGCACACCTGTCTTGCCTGGCCAGGGAACCTCATTTCAAAAAAGATGTTTTCCCTTTTTGAATTATGTAGATGTGACGCGATCAAAGGAAGTCAAGCCTCTCAACTTGTGAATTCGAATGAGTGAAACTGAGTCGTACGTCAATGCAGGGTTCTGCCTGACTGCTTCCAAGAGTTGAGATTAATGCTCACACTGCTTAAATTCAAGCTGCTTAAAGTCTCAATGGAGTGACACATTAAAGCTCGCCGATTCTGCATTACAATGACTGCCTTTgcgtttttgggagggggggggggcatttttaGGCAATGTGAATTGCAAGGATTTATCTTATCCACATAAGGTGTGTGTTCTATTTTTGAATGGAGCGAGAGGATTAGAAAAGCCAGCCACACACAAAGAATGAGACTATACCAAAATAtcacttgataaaaaaaaaaataaaaaaaatcttgaggGTTGTGGCTTAGGTAACTTTCATCGCTGACTAATCTGTATTTGTTTCCGTTgaatctatttttaaaatgcgacattatgaaaacaaaaagaacgACTGTGCTGTATCTATAAAGATCGATGTTGCTATCATGCGGTAAACTAAATAAACATTGTCatctttaaaagaaaataagaattaAGTACACATTATGATTTAACATTTACCAGCAGCATTGCAATAATACAACAGGAAATCAAATTGTATCGACATCAAATATGTCATTCGTGtgcaacatgattttttttttttgtcttcaccaGGTATTAAATGAAGAGTGCGACCAGAACTGGTACAAGGCAGAGCTCGATGGAAAAGATGGCTTCATTCCCAAGAATTACATCGAGATGAAGCCCCATCCGTAAGTGTTCTGCTTGAAATTCCTGCTCTCCAAACATGGCCTCGccaaaagcaaagcaaatcaaagtgaCTTTGGTTAGATTTGTCGGAACTGCAGCTCGACTGCTTTACATGAAATATGCTTCAGGCTTTTGTCCTTAATTAAATATTGACGTTATCATTGTTGCACCATGAAATCTTTTTGCCCAGTGGGTTAATTGCTCAGAATGCATtgatagttcttttttttttttcccctagacAGTACTTAACTTGAGAAGCATTACGCAAGTAGACTATACACTGTATAATTCTGTTTATTTAGTTCGTTTTATTGTAAGCTAGCAATGTCAATAAACCCAAACTGCACAACGGGGGTCAAAATTGCTAAGCTCAAATGTTTCTCTTTTCATCCAGGTGGTTCTTTGGGAAGATCCCTCGCGCCAAAGCAGAGGAGATGCTCAACAAACAAAGGCTCGATGGAGCTTTCCTCAttagagagagcgagagtgcaCCGGGCGACTTCTCCCTCTCGGTCAAGTGAgtagcaccaccaccaccaccccgtGAAATGGAATTGAACCGGAGACAACCATCATCGCTCACGCCCCCAACGATCGATGGGCTTCACAGATTTCCGAGCTCTGAGTCAACAACGCGTCCACTTCCTTATTCTTATAAAGTCTGAGCTGGGTTCACTCGGTATCTTCTTTTCCAGTATTTGCTGAGTCAAACGTCTTGCTTCCTCTTCTGCATTTCCATCGCGACTTTACCGAAAGACGCGTCGTGTCACTGCTGTTCACACGATAGGAGGTTTCATTTTGTTGTGGAGCCTAACGCTGTGACCCTTTTCCAGGTTTGGGAACGATGTGCAGCACTTCAAGGTTCTCCGTGATGGCGCCGGGAAGTATTTCCTGTGGGTGGTGAAGTTTAACTCCCTCAATGAGCTGGTGAACTACCACCGCTCCACCTCCGTCTCGCGTAACCAGCAAATCCTCTTGCGGGACATCGAGCAGGTCCACCAGGTAACTATGACGACAACTTCTTGTAAAGCTGTTAATCCTTAAaaactagcttaatgctaacatataacAAGAAATGTCATAGACCGGCTAAAAGAAATGAGCGTAGATGGTACATTGTATTTCGTTATACTTCCATTCCATGCCGTTTGCTAACCTCTGTCCGCCTGTGTTTCCATGGCACAGCATCCCACATACGTGCAGGCGCTCTTTGACTTCGACCCCCAGGAGGAAGGCGAGTTGGGTTTCCGACGCGGTGACTTCATCCAAGTCTTGGACAACTCTGACCCCAACTGGTGGAAAGGCGGTTGCCACGGCCAAACGGGCATGTTCCCGCGCAACTATGTCAC
Proteins encoded:
- the grb2b gene encoding growth factor receptor-bound protein 2b; its protein translation is MEAVAKYDFKATAEDELSFKRGDVLKVLNEECDQNWYKAELDGKDGFIPKNYIEMKPHPWFFGKIPRAKAEEMLNKQRLDGAFLIRESESAPGDFSLSVKFGNDVQHFKVLRDGAGKYFLWVVKFNSLNELVNYHRSTSVSRNQQILLRDIEQVHQHPTYVQALFDFDPQEEGELGFRRGDFIQVLDNSDPNWWKGGCHGQTGMFPRNYVTPVNRNM